The genomic DNA ctttttttttgtccgTTTTGAAATTCATCTACAGTAACTTAACCTTTCTTCCCACAACTCTGAAAAAATATGCGAGCTAGAAAAAAAGGTTTAGAGCCATTGTACTATTTCACTAAAAGTGAGCAACATGGTCATTCTTTAGACAACACACTTATCTAAGACGTTTATGAAAATattagtaaagaaaaaataaaaaataaaaaagatactaatcaaatctgaaaataataaaaatcaatcaaCCTACTCTTTTTTTCCCTGAGTGATAATTAACAGAGTTGTTATTTGCTGTgcaacaaaaaaatagaaatctaAACAAGAGTGTGAACTAAAGACCCAGGTGTTGAAACAGAAGAACACAAGGTTAGTGGTTAATTTTACATCACTTCTCATCATCTGGCCTTGAAAACAACAGGTCATCTGCCTGCCAGTTCCCCTAAACATGCAAGTGAAACGACGCATGTTAAGCTATGACACACAATGCATACAAATGTCACAAGAAGGTTTTGACAAAGATAAGTTATGATTCTATGTTTAATCTCCAGCTTCAAATGTAGCACTCTGAAACTAATATATGGAATTCATTATTAAACACTACACCTTTAGGAACAGCTAATAATTTATTTAGTGGTGAGCCATTATACAAAGAATACACTTTGTTTCAAATCAGACTGTgaaatcataaaacaaaaaaagtggaaCACTGTCACTTGTACAAGAAAAACATTACTGAAATGGCATACTAGTTAATTCAATAAGCACTAAAAAGGTACATTATAAATATTCAAATCAAAAGTTATTAACCATTTCTATATAAATGGTACTTATTAAAGGAacttaaaaattacaattttcaaaacatattttgcttAAAAGGAGAGTAAGTATTATTTACATTCAAACAATAATCAAGAGCTTACTTTAAAAGTCATGATACAATTTTTTCTGGAAAAGTGATGAGTACAGCTGATCTACAGTACGTTTCCCAATTTCTTCAATGACtttacagaaacaaaataaaaatgttcataaaagtaaatataaaagactcgatattaaaatgtacatttttggagacataaaataaagaagatgATCCCTGATTTTAGTCTACCATATGTGCATGCTAAAAATTATatcttgctgctcttctttgcAAATCAAATTAGAAGTCCTCTTCCCATAACCCGGCAGTGGAGCTCTGAAGTATAAAGGAAAGACGTTCATTTgtctttctattaaataaacaGTCATTCTATTGCAATATCTGAACTGATgtagagacaaaaagaaaaaacaaaatcagttgaCTTTAAGAATGGCACACACTTAATCCTTCTGgaaatttatataaaacaattcagacataCTATTATCAATCTAAAAAACCAGGACTCCTAAAACACCATGTAAACAGCTTGTGTAACAGCAACCTTCTATCAATAGTAGTGCAGCATAGTCAGATTTTACAGCATAAACTGCAGACACAAATTTAGCATATTTTCCCTTTACTTTGAAAAAATGTCTTATTGTTCAGAGTAAATTCATTATAATTTACTGGTTTTTAAGACAgctgctgatgacactgctgggaaattaaaatatttaatgatgtaaaattacattttaaaaccaaAGACAAACATATGAAATACTGTGAAATCATATCATCATATTTaattcatatataatatacatatatacacatacttacTTCTCTCAGatagataaaataaatattatatatatatatatattgtcacacacatgcgagtaggagacagctaaagggcctgagtaaatgcAATACTAcactagaccagggggtggcagagtgtgctgactgtctctctcagtttcttgcagaccattcccgggaaatctcaccaggttccggcacctctaatgtcacttccggctccggtaCTTCTGATGATGTCGCTCCGACATAgatcatttccttccccagccgtTAAAACCACCATCCTACGtccaaatattcagttctgtcttgtgaacatctctgttcaatgattttctctgttcaaaacttttgcagctgggatataatatacgggtggctgccccaaaactttgtaatgtctggagactcattcttGTTACTATAGTGTATATgagtatagagagagagaaaaactgagaaatcctcACTAAAAGTTCTCATTTTTATTggatctttgcttttttttttttttttacacccagTTTTTActtcaaacaaatcaaaaatgactATATAACAAATCTCACAATAAatgagaatttttaaatatttaagcttTTTGAAAAAGAATACAATTTTTATATTTGTCAATAACTCTTTAATAGCTGACTGCATGAAATATCTATTCCCTCTTTTCTAAATGCTCACTTcatgacaaaaaatatatatactgtatattcactcttTATCTAGGCAGGacccagcccatcacagggcatacttgTATAAACctacattgatttatttaaaatgaatttaaaagtggAGTAATTTTGACACCAAGTGAGGTAAGCAACATCCTTCTAAAATAGTCTTAGGACTATTGAACAGTTGTCTGAAAGATTTTTGGTTGTGCAGTGCAATACATGTCCTCAAAGACTACATGTTACCATCATATAAAATATCCATCAATAAGTTATTTTATAAATAGTGTATTTTCCATATTCTTTTATGTTTGTCAAATGGTTATCATCACCTCCTAAGTAAAGACAATACATAAAACTACTGTTGCATATAAAAAGCTGCAATGTGCTGCTCAAACatgcaatgaacaaaaaacaacacataatGTGGAAGAATAACAGCAAATCAATcttaattttgcaaaaaatatgcatgtgtgtgtgccaaTACAATAACTTTATCTATCTGCTCATCACACTAACAAGAATTATAAAACTTTATAGTTTTCCTAAGCCGACTGCCAGTTTAAAAGTTTCTTTCATTAATGCTCTTTAACTATATCTCAGTATTACAGGTCACCAAAAATTTTGACTTTTACTTAAGGCACTAGGGTTTTAAGTGGAGGGTAGTCACATTTCTTGATTTAACTTAAAGTGCTTTAAAGCATCAATCTGGTACACATGCATCCACTAGGTATTATTTCTCATAGAGAACAGCCTTTCAATTGAAATGTATGCGATAAACCTTGTTTACCATCCATTCACAGGTTTAATACTTTAAGCAGGACATCATATTGTTTAAAATTCTACCTCATAAATGTTTGACATTCAgtagcattttctttattttaaattttgcacaCAAATGGGCAAAAAGCCCAATGTCATTTTGGCTCATGCAAGTTGGTACTTCCCACGTTTGCAATAATGAATTCATCTCTTAAAGCAAACAGACAAGAATTAAGATGCAAATCCAGCCTTCCTTGCTGTTAAAACATTCATATGCCAATTATTAGTCAACATGGGATTTTGATGTAGAGTACTATtacaataacatttataaaatcaaaaatgtgtgagaaaatgaaaatatttaatgagGTTACTTTTGCTGATGTTATTTGCTGGGGACCAAATGCTGAAACAATCTCTCTGCTAAACAGCAGAATTAATTACTGCAACAGAAGAACTTTGTTATTAGTGTGAAGCTGCAGCCATTCAAAACTGCatccaaaagaaaatgtcttctATTTTTTAATGGAAGTGTGCTATAGTGCACTATGAGAAAAATGATTATCACTCTGGAATGCTTTTTCATCAAATTACAACatatgactttttattttattagcctGCACTATTACCCTTGATTTGGCTTTGAAATGGTGTGGTAGATTTTACTAATCTATTCACAGTAAAACAGAACTAATCCACTTGTGAACCAACAGTGTCATCAGCAgcctaaaaaatacaaaaacaatttacCCAAACTGAAACCTGCATTTTCCCTGGCACTCGTAGGCATTTTCCATtttcagaaaataacaaaatgtaatggTTCAGAGTATAAGAAAAtcttaatgaaacacaaaaaagcacTTAATATAAAAAGAAGACTTTTTAATTACAGCACTGATGTAACTGTGTAGACCTTAAATATAAATTAGTGGAAAAGAGTAGCACTTTAcaacattaacaaaaagaaatataaaataatgaaattaaaaaacaatatgtaGGAGAAATACTTGTTATAACAATCAACAAATAAGACTTGTACTGAAAAAGACACACTGTAAGGAAATTTCCAATTTTAAAAGTTTGCTTTTCTGGAATTATAATACCAAAAGCATGGTCCCTTCtatgatttttcattttgttccttTTGCAGTCACTGGCAAAGggagcccaagagaataaaatgaGAAGCCAGACCAATGGAGATGCACCCTAATCCAGGCCTGGGTAGCTGAGCGCAGCACTTAAGCTTGATGCATAGCTTTGAACAGCAGAAAGAACCCAAGTCTTCACCAAACCTCCCAAAAAAGCACTGCACACTAATACCCCCACAAGGGAAATTCATACAAACCACAAATAAAATGGTACCCCGCCCATGCATCGAACTACAAGTCTGCTTTTCCACAGAAAAGCTCTCATTCATACAGGACATGTGCAATCTGTGTTTCAGCAGCTGTAAACTAAATAAAAGAAGTGTTGCTCTTTAAATCATACCTTTGTCCTACAAAGAAGAAAACTACATAACAGTTACAAACTGTGCTAATGAGAGTATGTTTTAGAATTATTTGATACAGGAAACATGAACTTAAGATTGTGAATTTTAAATGTAGTGTTAAAAAACATCTGTTTATAAATAATCTTCACACACAATCAACAAAATATCTTAACTGCAACTTTTATGTAATACTAAACGAATGTTTAATGATCAACTAAGTGTGCTCAGAAGCACACTGAGCAGGACAACAAGAATTCAATAAGTTGTATATTTTACATACCTaggctcaaaaaaataaataaataaatatttataacataaatCAATTATTAAGATGAACTCTCATGGTTTGATTTCCTAAAgtaaatttgtgtttgtgttcaatttttgttttttgtttttttaaacatacacacAAGTTGTAATTAGGTGGTACATCATGAATACAGAACAGCTGCTTTAATTCAGAAACTGGCAAATAGCTAAACTCAAAGAAACATCTGGAATGATATAGAGTGTTATACTCAAATATTTAGGGGTGCAATTATTACATTCAGCTTTCTGTCTttataaaagttttttgttttgatttaatgcATGCATTTCCAAACTGGCTTATCTTCTTAAGCTGTTCTGCATGCTTTACTTGTTTACCATAGTCCACCAATAATTAAATTATATGCTTTGGCTTAGATTTCTTTCTATGACTGAAAACAATATTTAGGTTAAAAAAAGACAATCAACTTTCAAAATCATTTACTCCattaacaccaaaaaaaaaaaaggtatgaaAAATTTGCTTCCAATAATTactctatttttacattttaaaattacccaCACTTGGTATGTCTTGTCTTTGTAGAAGGCGATACGTTTTGTTCCCATTCAAAGCCAATGCTGGTTGGCCACACCGTACGAGTTCCTTTTGATACAACCGGTGTAATAAATGTTCTTACATTCAACATGTTTAGTGAGGAATTATTGGCTTAAAAGTGGCCATCTTTTATAAACGTTGCTTTCACCTCAaaagctagtttttttttttttttttttttttttttaaaactatgaaCACATCAGTTCAGgtctttgcatttcttttgtttgttgcaTGCTCTCAGCGTGCCCATATATCCAAAGaatatatttccttttgacaaatacacacatgaaattaataaaatccaAACAGCCATTGTTCATCTGGGGCTAAATTGCACTAATAGGAAGTGTTAAAGATATTATTGCCTTTGAATTGATGAGCTCTTCCTCCTGGAAACCGGATGACAGTGTACTTCAACATGTCACGTATGAATTTAGGCTGGTTATCATGGAGGAGACTGTTCATAACATTTACTGCAAAATGACAGGCTATCAGCtgcccatttttttattttcacatcttacccttttatttatttggtttttttttgttttttttgttttgttttttttaagaacacaGGTTTGATCATACACATATCAACTTCAAATTGCCTCGTCCATTTTAAATTTAAGGGCATGTTAACACAATGCATCATGCTACTAGCATTATTGCCAAGGAGTTATCAAATGAACTCCATGTTTTCCAAACTTGGAATACATTCACATATGATATTTTTCTTCACAGGCTAAGATTTCAAACGGACTCCATAGACACAATAAATTCTCCACTCATGTTAGCAGCACACAAGTTAACATATTCTTCTTGTGGCTGGCCAGACATCTCACGGCATTGTTGCACTGACGAGACTTCACTCCTATTGGAGCAGCCAGAGCTGTCATGAAGTAAACATTTCATTTCCCGAGCCACATGTTCTTTGCTGGATTCATTATCTTCATCCTCACTATCAATCCGACAGCGACAAACCTCAATCCCTGAATCCCCAGTAAGCCGACGATGACGAAAGTGCTCTTCATCTGCATCCTCATTTTCTTCAATGTCTGAGGAACAGCAGGCATGGCAGTCAGGTTCAAAAAAGTCTACATTTGAAGAAAACAGAGCATGCTTTGGTGGGGAATTCATAACTCTGGGTGACTGTGGCTCCTCTTGGTTTTTACTGCTCCCTTCTCCTTGTTTGTCCTGTCCTGTTACCACTGAAGTTGCACCAAGGGGATCAGCAACAACTACAGGAGTGGACGTATCTGCTGTTGCACTTACTGGCCGAGAATCTCCAGTCTCACTAGGTGTTGTTGCATTGCTGGTGTCTGTCTCATCAGTGACCTGCACAGAAAATGAGGTGCTACTAGGTGAGGAAGCTGAGCAGGACTCACAGGAACAGCTGGTATAATTATCAGAACTTTGGGATGATGTCAAGCAGCTAGGGCCTGGGTGGGCATACTGCCCTCCTTGAAGGGCAAACACAGTGCTGTAAGGAGGTGGTGGGGTGTTAGGACGGGCAGCAACCTCTTCATATGAAGGCAGCTTGAATGAGGCCAAAAAACCTGCCAAAAGAGGAAATATTAAATATCTTAATATCTGGTTTAGTTAAATTATGCatatacatttaaaacataaatatagtaCAGGTAATACTATTCCTAAAATTAAAGGCTTTAACTGTGACAATCTGGATGTCCATTAGGTTTGTTACTCTATCTTGGACATTCTTTCAGCATTGCTTGTTAATCACACAGCAACTTTTCTTTCTggacaaaattaatgaaaaaacagtTAATGCAACATATACATATTGCCCTGCTGATGTTACTGCAAATATAATGTAGAGATTAGAAAAAAAGgaattgtattattttctttttcaaaccttttatttttaataaatatgatgCTTTTGGCTTgcagactggaaaaaaaaacaaatgcatgctAAACAACACTACTTTGTCAGTGTGCCAATGACATATTGTTCATTGGGTCAGTATTAACTGGAAATCTTAATCAACTTAACAAATCTACACTGAGAGTAAATACTTTTTGCTCAATGTAAGTAATTATGCAAATACTAATTTCTCATAATTAGCTGTTACCAAAAACTGACTTGCGGACAAGAACTCCAAACTTGCATATGTCTTTTCTCTTCAGCTTTAAAACAATCTCTGTAAAATGGCTTATTTAAACTGAACAGCCACAGTATTAAATCCATGTGCATAATATTGTGCAGGTCACTTtctgccaccaaaacagctctgatccATCACAGCATGGaccccacaagacctctgaaggtattCTGTGATATAtggcaccaagacgttagcagcagatccttgaAGCCCTGCAGATTGAGAGGAGGTACGCCATgggtaagaatttttttttttcagcacatcccacagatgctcgaaTGGATTGAGATATGGGAGAGTTGGAGGACAAGTCAACACCATGAACTCTTTGTAGTTATCCTGCTGAAAAAGGTCACTACCAGCAGgaaatactgttgccatgaaggggtgaaCGTGGTCTGCAATAAtatttaggtaggtggtatgcaACAAAGCAATATTCACATAGATGCCAAGACTCAACGTTTCCAGCTGCTGGTTGTGCTGACTAGtatattgcccagagcatcacacaacaacaacatttatttatatagcatattttcatacaaatgatgtagctcaaagtgcacaCTGCCTGAACTGGCTTGCCTTCTGCCCATAGTGCATCCTTCTGCCATCTATTCCCCAGCTAAATGATGCAAATACACTCTGTTGTCCACACAATCCAGGAATCCTACATACCAAGAACAACTACACAAGACCTGCCCTTTTGCAGATtctctgacccagtcgtctagcTATCACAATTTGGCCCACGTCAAAGTCgatcagatccttatgcttggcCGTTTtacctgcttccaacacatcacccttcaagaactgactgttcgcTTGCTACCTAATATATttcaccccttgacaggtgccacccTATTGAGATTATAAATGTTAATAAGTTCACTTGTAGGTGGTTTAAacgttgtggctgattggtgtatttaTAACCGaatgtttaattaaatacagtactTATAAATACACAACAACTAAAGTGCTACAACAATTTGGGACCTTAACATTCccaaataaaagcacattttggaaaaaaataaaggaaaagtaaaataaatgaattacttAAAGCAGAGGTGTCAAACTCAAGGCCTATGCCAGATCCAGCCCTTGCACCTTTATAAGGTAGTCAATGTCATCAATATTTAAAACTTGTTAAATATGGTCCTTGATGATGCCTTTAGTAAGTGtttcataaataaatttatatttggCATTCAAATGCCTCTAGTGGCGGTTCACATTTATGCATAGCACAAGACAGCCAATAACTtgtagttagaatgaaaacaggccacttacagtataataacataaatgagaaaaaagtgaaaaaaaggtgAGATGCTACACTGCTATAAGAAACGTGTTTTATCAAAATGTAAAAGATGTAAtcatctcattaaaaaaaatgctacctCTATTTCACATGTGCTGCTGCATTCACTTTTTAAAGTTGCACAGGAGTCAGGGCTGCTTACCTGActactgttgctgctgctgccctacacaattcttttgtcttgtccTTTACTTGACTGTTCTATGTGGATcgaaaatgcatttgcatttccaTTCATGTTAAACGTGATCACAATCTGATTCTGTGGTCAGTGTGCTCCATCACCAGCAcatttacattacttttttttctttttaaatgacatCAGGTGGCATCGATCATGATGCCCAACATAATGCCAGTGTAAATGGATACACTTTGTTTTTGCAACAAACGGTTTCGAGattgtcactctctctctcgacTGTTTGTGCTGACCAGGGCACCCTTTACAGGTTGTGTTCTAAATCTCAATTGCAATGTACTGGCTTCACAGAGGCAATCTTTAGCTGAACACACTTGTTCCTTTAGTTTCTGTAGGTGCAAGTccatagttttatttttgttttactactGTGTTCTTTTCAGCAAGTGTGTCCTTTGTCTTCTCTTCCACCCTTATTTCACCATTGTCTTGATGCAGAGTTTGAATACATAAAGTACACAGAGGATTCTTTCCTTTATTTGCTTTATGTTTTAAAGCACAGTGGATTGCCATTTGGACAGGTTTTAGGATAATTTATGCCTTTAATAATGTAGCTAAAGG from Erpetoichthys calabaricus chromosome 5, fErpCal1.3, whole genome shotgun sequence includes the following:
- the si:ch73-290k24.6 gene encoding WW domain binding protein 1-like — encoded protein: MGTDTNETEYELCVGFGGLEGPEYHGSASQPIIASPKYCPGVNNNAGYQCETGHCCGETGCCTYYYELWWFWLLWTILIFFSCCCAYRHRRAKLRIQQQQRQREINLIAYHGACNYPASMLDLSFLASFKLPSYEEVAARPNTPPPPYSTVFALQGGQYAHPGPSCLTSSQSSDNYTSCSCESCSASSPSSTSFSVQVTDETDTSNATTPSETGDSRPVSATADTSTPVVVADPLGATSVVTGQDKQGEGSSKNQEEPQSPRVMNSPPKHALFSSNVDFFEPDCHACCSSDIEENEDADEEHFRHRRLTGDSGIEVCRCRIDSEDEDNESSKEHVAREMKCLLHDSSGCSNRSEVSSVQQCREMSGQPQEEYVNLCAANMSGEFIVSMESV